One segment of Deinococcus sp. Leaf326 DNA contains the following:
- a CDS encoding diacylglycerol kinase family protein, whose protein sequence is MTASSSAGRAFAVVLNSQAGRGLARRRWPELEALLRARGFSYSLIEAASGPEALARVRALPPGVAVLAVGGDGTVGALLPALVGTWRPLGVVPLGSGNDYAGMTGLKAGDFAAALDRLAGRPRPVDVLEGEIVAGDWAGERRFLLNGLGLGFDAQVNEAALRAPPRLPGFGRYLWGALGTLGRLRLGRAEVTVDGQVLYGGPSCLVAVMNGTRYGGGFLISPRSDAGDGRLDAVVGGALGRGGVLRLMGHVLRGTHLGQPGVFYSAGQEVTVRWDRPTPLHLDGDAAGRATEVRARVCPGALLLFGPGQD, encoded by the coding sequence GTGACTGCTTCTTCTTCTGCCGGCCGCGCCTTCGCGGTCGTTCTCAATTCCCAGGCCGGACGGGGACTGGCGCGGCGGCGCTGGCCCGAACTGGAGGCGCTGCTCCGTGCGCGCGGCTTTTCCTACTCGCTGATCGAGGCGGCCAGTGGCCCCGAGGCCCTGGCGCGTGTGCGGGCGCTGCCGCCCGGGGTCGCCGTGCTGGCGGTCGGCGGCGACGGCACGGTGGGGGCGCTCCTGCCCGCACTCGTGGGCACCTGGCGGCCTCTGGGCGTGGTGCCTCTGGGCAGCGGCAACGACTACGCCGGCATGACGGGCCTGAAGGCCGGCGACTTCGCGGCGGCGCTGGACCGGCTCGCGGGCCGCCCCCGCCCGGTCGACGTCCTGGAAGGCGAGATCGTCGCGGGGGACTGGGCCGGCGAGCGCCGGTTCCTGCTCAACGGCCTGGGCCTGGGGTTCGACGCGCAGGTCAATGAGGCGGCGCTGCGGGCTCCGCCCCGCCTGCCCGGCTTCGGGCGCTACCTGTGGGGAGCCCTGGGCACCCTGGGCCGCCTGCGTCTGGGCCGCGCCGAGGTCACGGTAGACGGCCAAGTGTTGTACGGCGGGCCGAGCTGCCTCGTGGCGGTCATGAACGGCACGCGCTACGGCGGCGGCTTTCTCATCAGCCCCCGCTCGGACGCGGGAGACGGTCGCCTCGACGCGGTGGTCGGCGGCGCGCTGGGCCGGGGCGGCGTGCTGCGGCTCATGGGGCATGTGCTGCGCGGCACCCACCTGGGGCAGCCGGGCGTCTTTTACAGCGCCGGTCAGGAGGTCACGGTGCGCTGGGACCGCCCCACACCTCTGCACCTCGACGGCGACGCGGCGGGCCGGGCCACCGAGGTCCGTGCCCGGGTGTGTCCCGGCGCGCTGCTGCTGTTCGGCCCTGGACAGGACTGA
- a CDS encoding transcriptional regulator, producing MPDSAGLPAEGPVVAVAIYAGISELELGAMVTVCRLCGGEGVTRTVNRSRASIVTAGGLVMTPQVLYAALPEVCALLLPGGPGAARAARDPLLRAFLSSHAALPTGASGSGLLLAGEGGLLRGREVGGPPELEDTLWAHEPASLHPGEVRRSGPLTSAPGGVGALQAALAVAGTLWGENAARDAAYRLGL from the coding sequence GTGCCCGACTCTGCCGGCCTGCCCGCTGAGGGGCCCGTGGTGGCCGTGGCGATCTACGCCGGTATTAGCGAGCTCGAGCTCGGCGCGATGGTCACGGTCTGCCGGCTGTGCGGCGGTGAGGGCGTGACCCGTACGGTGAACCGCTCGCGCGCCAGCATCGTCACAGCGGGAGGGCTGGTCATGACGCCGCAGGTGCTGTATGCCGCCCTGCCTGAGGTCTGTGCGCTGCTGCTGCCCGGTGGTCCCGGCGCGGCCAGGGCGGCGCGCGACCCGCTGCTGCGCGCCTTCCTGTCTTCGCACGCGGCGCTGCCCACGGGCGCGAGTGGCAGCGGGCTGCTGCTGGCCGGCGAGGGCGGGCTGCTGCGCGGGCGCGAGGTCGGCGGCCCCCCCGAGCTGGAAGACACCCTGTGGGCCCACGAACCGGCCTCGCTGCACCCCGGCGAGGTGCGGCGCAGCGGTCCGCTGACCTCCGCGCCGGGAGGGGTGGGGGCGCTGCAGGCTGCGCTGGCGGTGGCCGGGACGTTGTGGGGCGAAAACGCCGCTCGGGACGCCGCCTACCGCCTGGGTCTCTGA
- the wecB gene encoding non-hydrolyzing UDP-N-acetylglucosamine 2-epimerase: protein MSEKKIVLAFGTRPEATKMAPVYAALARTPGLSPHILSTGQQRQMLDGALAVFGLTPDRDLNVMTDRQTLADLTARIVPQAGRTLREMGADMVLVHGDTATSFCVALSAFYEGIPVGHVEAGLRSGSLSEPFPEEANRRLTGVLSTLDFAPTTGSKANLLREGKAPGGVVVTGQTAVDAVREVAGRVPLRPEWRARVEAGQRLVTVTMHRRENQPMMREMAQALGRVAARFPGTHFIYPVHLSPAVQEAVRPVLEAVPNFELTAPLDYSDMAPLMAASALMATDSGGLQEEGAALGVPVAVLRNVTERPEGVEAGVLRLAGNDPAALEAVLTELLGDETQLAGMRAARNPYGDGLASGRVAQAIAWHFGLAGRPDDWS from the coding sequence ATGAGCGAGAAGAAGATCGTGCTGGCGTTCGGAACCCGCCCGGAAGCGACCAAGATGGCCCCGGTGTACGCCGCCCTGGCGCGCACGCCCGGCCTGAGCCCCCACATCCTCTCGACCGGCCAGCAGCGCCAGATGCTCGACGGCGCCCTCGCCGTCTTCGGCCTCACGCCCGACCGTGACCTCAACGTCATGACCGACCGCCAGACGTTGGCCGACCTCACCGCCCGCATCGTGCCCCAGGCTGGGCGCACCCTGCGCGAGATGGGCGCCGACATGGTTCTCGTCCACGGCGACACCGCCACGTCCTTCTGCGTCGCCCTCTCGGCCTTTTACGAGGGCATTCCGGTCGGCCACGTCGAGGCTGGGCTGCGCTCGGGGTCCCTCAGCGAACCCTTTCCCGAGGAGGCCAACCGCCGCCTGACCGGCGTGCTCTCCACGCTGGATTTCGCGCCCACTACCGGCAGCAAGGCCAACCTGCTGCGCGAGGGTAAGGCGCCGGGCGGCGTGGTCGTCACCGGCCAGACCGCCGTGGACGCCGTGCGCGAGGTCGCTGGCCGGGTGCCGCTGCGTCCCGAGTGGCGCGCGCGTGTAGAGGCCGGGCAACGCCTCGTGACCGTGACCATGCACCGCCGCGAAAATCAGCCGATGATGCGCGAGATGGCTCAGGCGCTCGGCCGGGTGGCGGCCCGGTTCCCCGGCACCCACTTCATCTACCCGGTACACCTGTCGCCCGCCGTGCAGGAGGCGGTGCGCCCGGTTCTGGAGGCCGTGCCCAACTTCGAGCTGACCGCGCCGCTGGACTACAGCGACATGGCGCCGCTGATGGCGGCTTCGGCCCTGATGGCGACCGACTCGGGGGGACTTCAGGAGGAAGGCGCGGCGCTGGGCGTGCCGGTGGCGGTGCTGCGCAACGTGACCGAGCGGCCCGAGGGCGTGGAGGCGGGGGTGCTGAGGCTCGCCGGGAACGATCCGGCCGCGCTGGAGGCGGTGCTGACCGAACTGCTGGGCGACGAAACGCAGCTGGCCGGGATGCGGGCGGCGCGCAACCCCTACGGCGACGGCCTGGCCTCGGGCCGGGTTGCGCAGGCCATCGCCTGGCACTTCGGGCTCGCCGGCCGCCCCGACGACTGGAGCTGA
- a CDS encoding DUF3208 domain-containing protein, with amino-acid sequence MSGVSPTEPQAGGRSAIRLLQGYVWHPSGADVDLEHYLPRDLDLAHVPSISETEEAHVLWDQVTPPFAFFENGEPTAGQTFYQFTVLRVYDERPSNDDLHSDAESASQSLGPLLESTPEGVGWQLWEDLRDL; translated from the coding sequence ATGAGCGGCGTGAGTCCCACTGAACCGCAGGCCGGAGGAAGGTCTGCCATCCGGCTGCTCCAGGGATACGTCTGGCATCCCTCGGGCGCCGACGTCGATCTGGAGCACTATCTGCCGCGTGACCTCGACCTCGCGCACGTTCCCAGCATCTCCGAGACGGAGGAAGCCCACGTGCTGTGGGATCAGGTCACGCCGCCCTTCGCCTTTTTCGAGAACGGCGAGCCGACGGCGGGGCAGACCTTCTACCAATTCACGGTGCTGCGCGTGTACGACGAGCGCCCCAGCAACGATGACCTGCACAGCGACGCCGAGAGCGCCAGTCAGTCGCTCGGGCCGCTGCTGGAAAGCACCCCCGAGGGCGTGGGCTGGCAGCTCTGGGAGGATCTGCGCGACCTATGA